The following are encoded together in the Geoalkalibacter sp. genome:
- a CDS encoding DNA polymerase III subunit alpha, which produces MSYVPLHVHSALSPQWGVRSLDDLCAAASAMGHSHLTLTDRNGLYGVPHFLETARRHGLKPLIGAEAVNGTQRAVLLARDAEGYANLCRLLSDRHCRADFNLAQSLCALRSGLTVLSDQLEILAALRRQSAAHLYVELSPGHQMHQALSLSRELSLPPVATTRAVLLDPQDLDVHQVLRAIALNTKLCRLRPEEMACASDRLLSASELADYFPHCPQALENTLAIAESCRSDWDLSQTIFPAFRGLADAEAFAVLEERARQGALWRFGQIDARTEARLQKELVLIRDKGFAHYFLVVEEIAAQSPRTCGRGSAAASLVAYCLGITHVDPIRHNLFFERFLNEGRLDPPDIDIDFPWDERDAILDFAFARYGARRAAMVANQVSFKGRSSLREVAKVFGVPESEIKTVTQRISGYWKSDQTAGAIASHPLFRGEKLSDDWLKILSLAQRLSGQLRHLSLHCGGLVVVPDEIRRYVPVEVAAKGLPLIQWEKDQAEAAGLIKIDILGNRSLAVIRDALDAVKRNTGEEIDYASWQPLKDERTCTLLREGETMGCFYIESPATRQLLKRMFAGGQDCGAVDLFEHLVMASSIIRPAANAYIREFVARLRGKPWRSLHPLLDEVLAETYGIAIYQEQITQMAMALADFSAFEGDQLRKIISKKHKAQTLKDYRDKFLAGGINKGVDRPILEAVWEQILSFAGYSFCKPHSASYALVSCKSAFLKANYPAEFMAAVISNQGGYYSPLAYLSEARRLGIQVLPPDINQSLFHYTGQKQAVRVGLMQIQGLNRAAVTQLLAERDRAGDYQSFRDFLRRVRLDAADAKRLVKAGCFDALEGRERRPALLWELLAKQDQPCHVMTASLFDEPTSDVPQPPAYEDNKVLAQEVETLGFLVSCHPLVLYRRQIAQLKPVAARRMLEWRNRYITMIGWWVTAKTVQDKDGRPMEFVSFEDTTAIFDATFFPQAYARFCQKLTRARPYVLKGKVEEEFGVATLTVEWVGFLDSHVIISQP; this is translated from the coding sequence GCCATCTCACGCTCACCGATCGCAACGGTCTTTACGGTGTGCCGCATTTTCTCGAAACGGCACGACGCCACGGCCTCAAACCGCTGATTGGCGCCGAGGCCGTGAATGGCACGCAGCGCGCCGTGCTGCTAGCCCGCGATGCCGAAGGCTACGCCAATCTCTGCCGCCTGCTTTCTGATCGGCACTGCCGCGCGGATTTCAACCTCGCGCAAAGTTTGTGCGCTCTGCGCTCAGGCCTGACGGTGCTCAGCGATCAACTCGAGATTCTTGCCGCTTTGCGCCGCCAGAGCGCAGCGCATCTCTATGTCGAACTCTCTCCCGGCCACCAGATGCACCAGGCGCTCTCCTTGTCCCGCGAGTTGTCCCTGCCGCCCGTTGCCACGACCCGCGCCGTCTTGCTTGACCCCCAGGATCTTGACGTCCATCAGGTGCTGCGCGCTATTGCCCTCAACACCAAGCTCTGTCGGCTGCGCCCCGAAGAGATGGCCTGCGCAAGCGACCGGTTGCTCTCGGCCAGTGAACTGGCCGATTATTTCCCGCATTGCCCGCAGGCGCTGGAGAACACTCTCGCCATTGCCGAGAGCTGCCGCAGCGACTGGGATTTGTCGCAAACCATCTTTCCGGCTTTTCGCGGCCTGGCCGATGCGGAAGCCTTTGCTGTCCTTGAAGAAAGAGCGCGCCAGGGGGCTTTGTGGCGTTTTGGGCAGATCGATGCGCGCACCGAAGCGCGTTTGCAGAAAGAATTGGTCCTGATCCGCGACAAGGGTTTTGCCCACTACTTTCTGGTGGTCGAAGAGATCGCCGCGCAATCTCCTCGAACCTGCGGGCGCGGCAGCGCCGCGGCCTCCCTGGTGGCCTATTGCTTGGGCATCACCCATGTCGATCCCATCCGTCACAACCTGTTCTTCGAGCGTTTCCTGAACGAAGGACGCCTTGATCCCCCCGATATCGACATCGATTTTCCCTGGGATGAGCGCGATGCGATCCTTGATTTTGCCTTTGCGCGCTATGGGGCCCGGCGCGCGGCCATGGTCGCCAATCAGGTGAGCTTCAAGGGCCGCTCATCGCTTCGCGAGGTGGCCAAGGTGTTCGGCGTGCCGGAGAGTGAAATCAAGACGGTGACGCAAAGAATTTCCGGCTACTGGAAATCTGACCAGACTGCGGGCGCCATCGCCTCGCATCCTTTATTTCGCGGTGAAAAGCTCAGCGACGACTGGCTGAAAATTTTATCCCTCGCCCAGAGGCTCTCCGGGCAGCTTCGTCACCTGTCTTTGCACTGCGGGGGACTGGTGGTGGTGCCCGATGAGATCAGGCGCTATGTGCCGGTGGAGGTGGCGGCCAAGGGTCTGCCGCTCATCCAATGGGAAAAGGATCAGGCCGAAGCCGCAGGGCTCATCAAGATCGATATCCTGGGCAACCGCTCCCTGGCGGTGATTCGCGATGCCCTGGATGCGGTAAAACGCAACACCGGAGAGGAAATCGACTACGCCAGCTGGCAGCCTCTGAAGGATGAGCGCACGTGCACGCTTTTGCGCGAGGGTGAGACCATGGGCTGTTTCTACATCGAATCACCCGCCACCCGCCAGTTGCTCAAGCGCATGTTCGCCGGAGGGCAGGACTGCGGCGCCGTCGATCTCTTCGAGCATCTGGTGATGGCCTCTTCCATCATCCGTCCCGCGGCCAACGCCTATATCCGTGAGTTCGTCGCGCGGCTGCGCGGCAAGCCCTGGCGCTCCCTGCATCCGCTGCTTGATGAAGTGCTTGCCGAAACCTACGGCATTGCTATCTATCAAGAGCAAATCACCCAGATGGCCATGGCTCTCGCGGATTTCTCGGCCTTCGAGGGCGATCAGTTGCGCAAAATCATCAGCAAAAAGCACAAGGCGCAAACGCTTAAGGACTATCGCGACAAGTTTCTGGCTGGTGGGATCAACAAGGGCGTGGATCGCCCCATCCTCGAAGCGGTATGGGAGCAGATCCTTTCCTTTGCCGGCTACTCATTTTGCAAACCCCATTCGGCCTCCTATGCCCTGGTCAGTTGCAAGTCGGCCTTTCTCAAGGCCAACTATCCGGCCGAATTCATGGCAGCGGTGATTTCCAATCAGGGCGGCTATTACAGTCCACTGGCCTATCTTTCCGAGGCGCGTCGCCTGGGCATTCAAGTTCTGCCGCCCGATATCAACCAGAGCCTTTTTCACTACACAGGCCAAAAACAAGCCGTGCGGGTGGGGCTCATGCAGATCCAGGGCCTCAACCGCGCCGCGGTCACACAGCTTTTGGCCGAACGCGACAGGGCAGGTGACTATCAGAGTTTTCGGGATTTCTTGCGGCGGGTGCGCCTCGATGCGGCCGATGCAAAACGGCTGGTCAAGGCGGGCTGTTTTGATGCGCTGGAGGGACGCGAGCGACGCCCGGCCTTGCTGTGGGAGCTTTTGGCAAAGCAGGATCAACCCTGCCATGTGATGACGGCTTCGCTTTTTGATGAACCAACATCTGATGTGCCCCAGCCACCGGCTTACGAGGACAACAAAGTGCTCGCTCAGGAAGTGGAAACCCTGGGATTTCTGGTGTCCTGCCACCCCCTGGTGCTGTACCGCCGGCAGATTGCGCAGCTCAAGCCCGTCGCGGCACGCCGCATGCTGGAGTGGCGCAACCGCTACATCACCATGATCGGCTGGTGGGTGACGGCCAAGACCGTGCAGGACAAGGACGGCCGACCCATGGAGTTTGTGTCTTTTGAAGACACCACGGCGATCTTCGATGCGACCTTTTTCCCCCAGGCCTACGCGCGTTTTTGCCAGAAACTCACGCGCGCCCGGCCTTATGTGCTCAAGGGCAAAGTCGAGGAGGAGTTCGGCGTGGCCACCCTGACGGTGGAGTGGGTGGGGTTTCTGGACAGTCATGTCATTATTTCGCAACCCTGA